In Pseudobdellovibrionaceae bacterium, the following proteins share a genomic window:
- a CDS encoding aminotransferase class I/II-fold pyridoxal phosphate-dependent enzyme has protein sequence MSREMFSLLEKEMENLHTAGLFHDEYETGVRDQGSVQVDGQTYIDLTSQDYLGLALDPAVKKAAQLAIQEDGVSMGSQRFITGTHRIHQDMERAIANYFQMSDAALFATLYQANIGLFESLLTHQDFIFCDLFSHPSVVDGVQLTKAKKSFYARNDLEDLEDQLKRSPQARFRVIITEGVFGNDGQIAHLDGICNLADEYDAIVVVHDSHGVGVIGETGRGSAEVHGVLKRIDLLTASFGVALSGVELAFVTGQKDIIRWLKQKCKSYVFSTSPSPPTVAAARTALDLADQGQKRRQDLEERIQYFRSNLNKMGFRVIKSTHPIVGIASHDAVKTQRVIDSLYKDQVFAIGLCYPVVPKGFARIRAHITVSHSMEQLNQALEAYERAGKKHKILR, from the coding sequence ATGTCGCGCGAAATGTTTAGCTTACTGGAAAAGGAAATGGAAAACCTTCATACGGCTGGTCTCTTTCATGATGAATACGAGACTGGAGTTCGCGATCAGGGATCGGTCCAGGTCGACGGTCAAACTTATATCGATCTCACATCACAGGACTACCTAGGTTTGGCCCTGGACCCGGCTGTAAAAAAGGCAGCCCAATTAGCCATTCAAGAGGATGGTGTGAGTATGGGTTCTCAAAGATTTATCACTGGCACCCACCGCATTCACCAGGACATGGAAAGGGCAATTGCCAATTACTTTCAAATGTCCGACGCGGCCTTGTTTGCGACTCTTTACCAGGCCAACATTGGACTCTTCGAATCCCTACTGACACATCAAGATTTCATTTTCTGCGATCTCTTTTCCCACCCCTCCGTGGTCGATGGCGTCCAGCTGACCAAAGCCAAAAAGTCCTTTTACGCCCGCAACGACCTGGAGGATTTGGAGGACCAACTTAAGAGGTCGCCCCAGGCCCGCTTCCGCGTGATCATTACCGAAGGGGTTTTTGGCAATGATGGTCAGATTGCCCACCTCGATGGCATATGCAATTTGGCCGATGAGTACGACGCTATCGTTGTTGTTCACGACAGTCATGGAGTTGGTGTGATTGGTGAAACCGGCCGTGGCAGCGCCGAGGTTCACGGAGTTCTCAAGCGGATCGATTTGCTCACCGCAAGCTTTGGCGTGGCCCTGTCGGGGGTGGAGCTGGCTTTTGTTACTGGGCAAAAAGACATTATCCGCTGGCTGAAACAAAAGTGTAAGTCCTATGTGTTTTCCACCAGCCCTTCACCTCCTACCGTAGCGGCGGCGCGTACGGCCCTGGACCTGGCCGACCAGGGACAAAAACGACGCCAGGACCTGGAAGAAAGAATTCAGTACTTCCGCTCCAACCTTAACAAAATGGGTTTTCGTGTGATCAAAAGCACCCATCCTATTGTGGGAATCGCCAGCCACGACGCGGTTAAAACCCAAAGGGTCATTGATTCCCTCTACAAGGACCAAGTATTCGCCATTGGTCTCTGCTACCCCGTCGTACCCAAAGGTTTTGCACGAATACGTGCCCATATCACCGTTAGCCACAGTATGGAGCAACTCAATCAAGCCTTGGAGGCTTATGAGAGAGCTGGAAAGAAACACAAAATTCTGCGCTAA